One segment of Solanum stenotomum isolate F172 chromosome 1, ASM1918654v1, whole genome shotgun sequence DNA contains the following:
- the LOC125852668 gene encoding uncharacterized protein LOC125852668 isoform X1, producing MANSKSFFLTFNHLTIYLILLLLSQSPQIHSTCRNFCNNIPINYPFSIDDGCGAPQYRHMLNCSATDLFFLTPSGNYKVQSIDYEKQTMTIFDPSMSTCSILQPHHDFKMSEIQSAIIPPTPDTIFILVNCSVDSPVLNHYKSLCFNFSGHSCDELYGSCTSFKLFHLLSNSTPACCFTGYETVKYMSMDILDCTHYTSVYNTDRLEGVGPLDWLYGMKLSFSVPDTGCARCAKSGGTCGFDVETQMAQCICSSTSNSTRDCAGGREINFADSYRASSFPPLQLLYILALVAISYSILLR from the exons ATGGCTAACTCAAAATCATTCTTTCTCACGTTCAATCATCTAACAATATACCTCATTCTGTTGCTACTATCACAATCCCCACAAATTCACTCAACATGCCGCAATTTCTGTAACAACATTCCCATAAACTACCCGTTCAGCATTGACGATGGCTGCGGCGCGCCGCAGTATCGTCACATGCTGAATTGCTCCGCTACTGATTTATTCTTCCTAACACCATCAGGAAATTACAAAGTCCAATCAATCGACTACGAAAAGCAAACCATGACGATCTTCGATCCTTCaatgtctacttgttcaatccTACAACCTCACCACGACTTCAAAATGTCAGAAATTCAATCAGCTATAATCCCGCCTACGCCTGACACAATCTTCATCCTCGTGAATTGCTCCGTCGATTCGCCTGTACTTAACCATTACAAGTCGCTCTGTTTTAATTTCTCCGGTCATTCGTGTGACGAACTCTACGGTTCGTGCACTTCGTTTAAGTTGTTTCATTTACTGTCTAACAGTACGCCGGCGTGTTGTTTCACGGGTTATGAAACGGTGAAGTATATGAGTATGGATATATTGGATTGCACGCATTATACTAGTGTTTATAATACGGATAGATTGGAAGGTGTTGGGCCGTTGGATTGGCTTTATGGGATGAAATTGTCATTTAGCGTGCCGGACACTGGATGTGCCCGGTGCGCTAAATCTGGTGGGACTTGTGGATTTGATGTAGAGACTCAGATGGCGCAGTGCATTTGCTCAAGCACTAGTAATTCTACTAGAGATTGTG CTGGGGGCAGAGAAATAAACTTTGCTGATAGTTACAGAGCATCCTCATTTCCGCCACTGCAGTTGCTATATATTTTGGCTCTTGTGGCCATTTCTTACAGCATACTATTGAGATGA
- the LOC125852638 gene encoding pentatricopeptide repeat-containing protein At1g06270-like: MAVAKLHSSVRPLCRSFISSARMLEESIKAVVEDKRYEQIPDILSSSEGFHRSPNPFSFLSTFPENTSVKIVDEILQSFSPIRPRYHPQIAYSCLLSYSLQSSNPLPLALAILQRTLRSGCIPVPQTHLLLSTAWIERRSKSYSVSSILLEMQDIGYAPDCGTCSYLISSLCKVDQIHEAVNVLKGMGRAGCSPDLDCYGSLIDNLSELRMTSAIIKTLNEMVAIFGLSPRKETLVKLLAALRANKEIRRAIEVIEFLTNEGVHIGFECYQSVLEGCLESRQFILAGKFVIEMTKRGFIPYIRSRQMVVEGLTSIGEWKLANAVRQRFAELRS, encoded by the coding sequence ATGGCTGTTGCAAAGCTACACTCCTCTGTTCGTCCTCTTTGTCGTTCTTTTATCTCTTCAGCAAGAATGCTTGAAGAATCCATTAAAGCTGTGGTGGAAGATAAAAGATATGAACAGATTCCTGATATTCTAAGCTCTTCTGAAGGCTTTCACCGCAGTCCGAAtcccttttcatttttatccaCCTTCCCTGAAAACACAAGTGTCAAAATTGTTGACGAAATTTTACAGTCTTTTTCTCCGATCAGGCCTCGTTATCACCCTCAAATTGCATATTCCTGTCTCCTTTCCTACAGTCTCCAAAGCTCAAATCCTCTCCCACTTGCTCTTGCCATTCTCCAGCGTACCCTTCGCTCTGGCTGCATTCCAGTACCTCAAACTCACCTCCTACTCTCCACTGCATGGATTGAACGTCGGAGTAAATCCTATTCTGTTTCAAGCATATTGTTGGAAATGCAGGATATTGGATATGCACCTGATTGTGGCACTTGCAGTTACCTAATCTCATCGCTTTGTAAGGTTGATCAGATACATGAAGCAGTTAATGTATTGAAGGGAATGGGCCGTGCTGGTTGTAGTCCGGATTTGGATTGTTATGGTTCTTTAATTGACAACTTGTCCGAGCTAAGAATGACGTCTGCTATCATAAAGACATTGAATGAAATGGTTGCCATATTTGGCTTGAGCCCCAGAAAAGAAACTTTGGTGAAACTTTTGGCAGCACTACGGGCTAACAAAGAGATAAGGAGAGCAATTGAAGTAATTGAGTTCTTAACAAATGAgggtgtgcatattggattcgAGTGCTACCAATCAGTGCTTGAAGGGTGCTTAGAGAGCCGGCAGTTTATTTTGGCTGGAAAGTTTGTGATAGAAATGACCAAGAGAGGCTTTATACCATACATAAGGTCAAGGCAAATGGTT